A genomic window from Thunnus maccoyii chromosome 2, fThuMac1.1, whole genome shotgun sequence includes:
- the c2h19orf67 gene encoding UPF0575 protein C19orf67 homolog isoform X1 — protein sequence MTETEVQVEVQLTAESPPGQPVLQEDTGGERESHSPEGPPNTGHGGSMTCPTTTYENTEVEEPLALLAGFTLAPWCGDEAACSCDCEARSYLEVRLMERNLQSMQLKLQVLMSKVDDLHNCLINGLSHQDRGSLVAAVPSFLYTCQAYFNDVESTARRSVPPHTPLPFDIFTKRVQLLDLSQQLCDSLEQLVLTYASYNLLCLDETEPSSMSHFCIGQSQLGRLRLTAFRYCKPTPYLARVDTGLYKCMRWNVERLRDEQQTDEGKGGETEERGAETVGETEYYFLCCEDIPNVHAEADRDRHGNVVRMWSIGQWVQVNPDPDTDDIYDCVFCFRIMCEVPLANYHRLLFLGSDEPSSCSATDFLQQLLMSWQTTE from the exons ATGACAGAGACTGAAGTTCAAGTTGAGGTTCAGCTCACCGCAGAATCACCGCCAGGACAACCGGTGCTGCAGGAGGACACGGGTGGTGAGAGGGAGTCACACAGCCCGGAGGGCCCTCCAAACACCGGACACGGAGGTTCAATGACATGTCCTACTACAACCTACGAAAACACGG AGGTGGAGGAGCCACTAGCATTGTTGGCTGGTTTTACTCTGGCGCCATGGTGTGGTGATGAAGCAGCGTGCAGCTGTGACTGCGAGGCCCGCAGCTACCTGGAGGTCAGACTGATGGAGAGGAACCTGCAGTCCATGCAGCTAAAGCTCCAGGTCCTCATGAGCAAAGTAGACGACTTGCACAACTGTCTCATCAATGG GCTGAGTCATCAAGACAGAGGGTCTCTGGTTGCCGCTGTGCCAAGTTTCCTGTACACCTGTCAGGCTTACTTTAATGACGTGGAATCAACAGCTCGGAGAAGCGTTCCCCCACACACCCCGCTGCCCTTTGACATATTCACAAAG cgcGTGCAGCTGTTAGACCTCTCTCAACAGCTGTGTGACAGTTTGGAGCAGCTGGTGTTGACCTACGCCAGCTACAATCTCCTCTGTTTGGACGAGACTGAACCgagcag CATGTCTCACTTCTGCATCGGCCAGAGTCAGCTCGGCCGACTGAGGCTAACTGCGTTCCGCTACTGTAAGCCGACGCCGTACCTGGCCCGGGTCGACACCGGACTGTACAAATGCATGCGATGGAACGTGGAGAGACTCCGAGACGAGCAGCAGACGGATGAAGGGAAGGGTGGAGAGACGGAGGAGAGAGGCGCGGAGACAGTCGGAGAAACAGAGTA TTACTTCCTGTGCTGCGAGGACATTCCCAACGTACACGCAGAGGCCGACAGAGATCGCCACGGTAACGTGGTGAGGATGTGGTCCATCGGTCAGTGGGTGCAGGTGAACCCTGACCCTGACACAGATGACATCTACGACTG tgtgttttgtttcaggATCATGTGTGAGGTTCCTCTGGCCAACTATCACAGGCTGTTGTTTCTGGGCAGCGATGAGCCGTCGAGCTGCAGCGCCACAgacttcctgcagcagctgctgatgTCGTGGCAGACAACAGAGTGA
- the c2h19orf67 gene encoding UPF0575 protein C19orf67 homolog isoform X2 codes for MTETEVQVEVQLTAESPPGQPVLQEDTGGERESHSPEGPPNTGHGGSMTCPTTTYENTEVEEPLALLAGFTLAPWCGDEAACSCDCEARSYLEVRLMERNLQSMQLKLQVLMSKVDDLHNCLINGLSHQDRGSLVAAVPSFLYTCQAYFNDVESTARRSVPPHTPLPFDIFTKRVQLLDLSQQLCDSLEQLVLTYASYNLLCLDETEPSSMSHFCIGQSQLGRLRLTAFRYCKPTPYLARVDTGLYKCMRWNVERLRDEQQTDEGKGGETEERGAETVGETEYYFLCCEDIPNVHAEADRDRHGNVVRMWSIGQWVQVNPDPDTDDIYDWIMCEVPLANYHRLLFLGSDEPSSCSATDFLQQLLMSWQTTE; via the exons ATGACAGAGACTGAAGTTCAAGTTGAGGTTCAGCTCACCGCAGAATCACCGCCAGGACAACCGGTGCTGCAGGAGGACACGGGTGGTGAGAGGGAGTCACACAGCCCGGAGGGCCCTCCAAACACCGGACACGGAGGTTCAATGACATGTCCTACTACAACCTACGAAAACACGG AGGTGGAGGAGCCACTAGCATTGTTGGCTGGTTTTACTCTGGCGCCATGGTGTGGTGATGAAGCAGCGTGCAGCTGTGACTGCGAGGCCCGCAGCTACCTGGAGGTCAGACTGATGGAGAGGAACCTGCAGTCCATGCAGCTAAAGCTCCAGGTCCTCATGAGCAAAGTAGACGACTTGCACAACTGTCTCATCAATGG GCTGAGTCATCAAGACAGAGGGTCTCTGGTTGCCGCTGTGCCAAGTTTCCTGTACACCTGTCAGGCTTACTTTAATGACGTGGAATCAACAGCTCGGAGAAGCGTTCCCCCACACACCCCGCTGCCCTTTGACATATTCACAAAG cgcGTGCAGCTGTTAGACCTCTCTCAACAGCTGTGTGACAGTTTGGAGCAGCTGGTGTTGACCTACGCCAGCTACAATCTCCTCTGTTTGGACGAGACTGAACCgagcag CATGTCTCACTTCTGCATCGGCCAGAGTCAGCTCGGCCGACTGAGGCTAACTGCGTTCCGCTACTGTAAGCCGACGCCGTACCTGGCCCGGGTCGACACCGGACTGTACAAATGCATGCGATGGAACGTGGAGAGACTCCGAGACGAGCAGCAGACGGATGAAGGGAAGGGTGGAGAGACGGAGGAGAGAGGCGCGGAGACAGTCGGAGAAACAGAGTA TTACTTCCTGTGCTGCGAGGACATTCCCAACGTACACGCAGAGGCCGACAGAGATCGCCACGGTAACGTGGTGAGGATGTGGTCCATCGGTCAGTGGGTGCAGGTGAACCCTGACCCTGACACAGATGACATCTACGACTG gATCATGTGTGAGGTTCCTCTGGCCAACTATCACAGGCTGTTGTTTCTGGGCAGCGATGAGCCGTCGAGCTGCAGCGCCACAgacttcctgcagcagctgctgatgTCGTGGCAGACAACAGAGTGA
- the c2h19orf67 gene encoding UPF0575 protein C19orf67 homolog isoform X3, which produces MTETEVQVEVQLTAESPPGQPVLQEDTGGERESHSPEGPPNTGHGEVEEPLALLAGFTLAPWCGDEAACSCDCEARSYLEVRLMERNLQSMQLKLQVLMSKVDDLHNCLINGLSHQDRGSLVAAVPSFLYTCQAYFNDVESTARRSVPPHTPLPFDIFTKRVQLLDLSQQLCDSLEQLVLTYASYNLLCLDETEPSSMSHFCIGQSQLGRLRLTAFRYCKPTPYLARVDTGLYKCMRWNVERLRDEQQTDEGKGGETEERGAETVGETEYYFLCCEDIPNVHAEADRDRHGNVVRMWSIGQWVQVNPDPDTDDIYDCVFCFRIMCEVPLANYHRLLFLGSDEPSSCSATDFLQQLLMSWQTTE; this is translated from the exons ATGACAGAGACTGAAGTTCAAGTTGAGGTTCAGCTCACCGCAGAATCACCGCCAGGACAACCGGTGCTGCAGGAGGACACGGGTGGTGAGAGGGAGTCACACAGCCCGGAGGGCCCTCCAAACACCGGACACGGAG AGGTGGAGGAGCCACTAGCATTGTTGGCTGGTTTTACTCTGGCGCCATGGTGTGGTGATGAAGCAGCGTGCAGCTGTGACTGCGAGGCCCGCAGCTACCTGGAGGTCAGACTGATGGAGAGGAACCTGCAGTCCATGCAGCTAAAGCTCCAGGTCCTCATGAGCAAAGTAGACGACTTGCACAACTGTCTCATCAATGG GCTGAGTCATCAAGACAGAGGGTCTCTGGTTGCCGCTGTGCCAAGTTTCCTGTACACCTGTCAGGCTTACTTTAATGACGTGGAATCAACAGCTCGGAGAAGCGTTCCCCCACACACCCCGCTGCCCTTTGACATATTCACAAAG cgcGTGCAGCTGTTAGACCTCTCTCAACAGCTGTGTGACAGTTTGGAGCAGCTGGTGTTGACCTACGCCAGCTACAATCTCCTCTGTTTGGACGAGACTGAACCgagcag CATGTCTCACTTCTGCATCGGCCAGAGTCAGCTCGGCCGACTGAGGCTAACTGCGTTCCGCTACTGTAAGCCGACGCCGTACCTGGCCCGGGTCGACACCGGACTGTACAAATGCATGCGATGGAACGTGGAGAGACTCCGAGACGAGCAGCAGACGGATGAAGGGAAGGGTGGAGAGACGGAGGAGAGAGGCGCGGAGACAGTCGGAGAAACAGAGTA TTACTTCCTGTGCTGCGAGGACATTCCCAACGTACACGCAGAGGCCGACAGAGATCGCCACGGTAACGTGGTGAGGATGTGGTCCATCGGTCAGTGGGTGCAGGTGAACCCTGACCCTGACACAGATGACATCTACGACTG tgtgttttgtttcaggATCATGTGTGAGGTTCCTCTGGCCAACTATCACAGGCTGTTGTTTCTGGGCAGCGATGAGCCGTCGAGCTGCAGCGCCACAgacttcctgcagcagctgctgatgTCGTGGCAGACAACAGAGTGA